The following coding sequences lie in one Sebaldella sp. S0638 genomic window:
- a CDS encoding 6-phospho-alpha-glucosidase: MKKFSIVVAGGGSTFTPGIILMLLDNLEKFPIRKIIFYDNDKERQDIVADACEIILKEKAPEIEFLATTDPKTAFTDIDFVMAHIRVGKYAMREKDEKIPLKHGVVGQETCGPGGVAYGMRSIGPVIELADYMEKYSPNAWMLNYSNPAAIVAEATRKLRPDSKILNICDMPIGIEVRMAQILGLESRKDMEIKYFGLNHFGWWTDIRDREGNDLMPRLKEHVKKYGYIPDAEVEGQHVEASWNDTFAKAKDVYMLDQKTLPNTYLKYYLFSDEVVAHSNPDYTRANEVMDGREKFIFGECKRIKESGTAKDTKFEIDEHASYIVDLARAISYNTKERMLLIVPNNGAIVNFDPTAMVEIPCIVGSQGPEALVVGSIPQFQKGMMEQQVSVEKLVVEAWTENSYEKLWQAITLSKTVPNARIAKLILDDLIEANKEYWPELK, translated from the coding sequence ATGAAAAAGTTTTCAATTGTAGTAGCAGGCGGGGGAAGTACATTTACACCGGGAATCATACTTATGCTTCTGGATAACCTTGAGAAATTTCCTATAAGAAAAATTATCTTTTATGATAATGATAAGGAAAGACAGGATATAGTAGCTGATGCATGTGAAATAATACTAAAGGAAAAAGCACCTGAAATAGAATTTCTGGCAACTACTGATCCAAAGACGGCATTTACTGATATAGACTTCGTTATGGCGCATATAAGAGTAGGGAAGTATGCTATGAGAGAAAAAGATGAAAAAATACCTCTTAAACATGGTGTAGTAGGACAGGAAACTTGCGGGCCGGGTGGCGTGGCATATGGTATGAGATCAATAGGTCCTGTTATAGAACTGGCAGATTATATGGAAAAATATTCACCTAATGCATGGATGCTGAATTATTCCAATCCTGCGGCAATTGTGGCAGAAGCGACAAGAAAGCTGAGACCTGATTCAAAAATACTTAATATATGTGATATGCCAATAGGGATAGAAGTAAGAATGGCGCAAATACTGGGACTTGAATCAAGAAAAGATATGGAGATAAAATATTTCGGGCTGAACCATTTCGGATGGTGGACAGATATAAGAGATAGAGAAGGAAATGATCTTATGCCGAGATTAAAAGAACATGTGAAAAAATACGGATATATACCTGATGCCGAGGTAGAAGGACAGCATGTGGAAGCAAGCTGGAATGACACATTTGCCAAAGCTAAGGATGTGTATATGCTGGATCAGAAAACACTTCCGAATACGTATCTGAAATATTACTTGTTTTCAGATGAAGTAGTGGCACATTCTAATCCTGACTATACAAGAGCAAATGAAGTAATGGACGGAAGAGAAAAGTTTATCTTTGGTGAGTGCAAGAGAATAAAAGAAAGCGGTACTGCAAAAGATACGAAATTTGAAATAGATGAACACGCTTCATATATAGTAGATCTTGCAAGAGCAATTTCTTATAATACAAAAGAGAGAATGCTTCTTATTGTACCGAATAACGGAGCAATAGTAAATTTTGATCCTACGGCAATGGTAGAAATACCATGTATAGTAGGTTCGCAGGGACCGGAAGCTCTGGTAGTAGGAAGCATACCGCAATTCCAGAAAGGAATGATGGAGCAGCAGGTTTCAGTGGAAAAGCTGGTAGTAGAAGCATGGACAGAAAATTCTTATGAAAAGCTGTGGCAGGCAATTACACTGTCAAAAACTGTGCCAAATGCAAGAATAGCAAAATTAATACTCGATGACTTAATTGAGGCGAATAAGGAATACTGGCCGGAATTAAAGTAA